CAGATAGGTGTGGCCTGCACGCTCACACCAGCCGGGGAGGTCGTTCTTGCTGCCGGGGTCGGTGCCCAGGACCTCCAGAACCTGGCCTGATTCCAGGCGGTCCATGGCCTTCTTGGTCTTGAGCAGGGGCATCGGGCAGCTCAGGCCCTTGGCGTCCAGGGTGAGATTGGCTTTGACATCGTCGAGATCCATGGCGCATCCCCCCTTGCCGCCTGCCCTGGTGCGGCCAGACAGCAGACGGCGGTCTCCGCCGGCCGGCCTCTGGGACCAGGATTGTTTACTCTTGTGCTAGTCATTTGTCAAGTAGGGTTTTCGGCGACCCCGGCGGTCAGCTGCGCAGGTCCAGGTCCGCCACCAGCCGGTCGGCGAAGCGCAGCAGGAAGTCCCGCTGGGCCGGTGTGGCGTGGGCCATACACGGGCAGTGCAGGCGGTGGCCGGTGCGGACCAGGAGCTCGAAGCGCAAGGCGTCGGCGGTGAGCTCTATGGCCAGGTGGAAGGGCGCGCACTCCGGATGGCTTCTCTGGGCCGGGGCCAGGAGGTCGTCCGGCAGGGTCAGCCAGAAGAGGCCCTCGATGGCCGCCGGTTGGGCATGCTGGGCCAGATAGCCCTGGATGGCCTGCCGCTCGGCGGGCCGCAGCTCGTCAAGGACCAGTTGGCGCATCGGCCGTCTCCTGGCTGGCACTGCCGTTGCCCCGCCGCAGCTCCTGGCGCAGGGTCTGCACCTGGTCGTGGAAGGCGTTGGCGTACTGCTCCAGCACGTTTTCGGACGAGATGACATGCGGGGTGATCATCACCAGAAGCTCGGTGTGGTTGACCGCCTCGGTCCGGTATTTGAACAGCCAGCCGAACAGCGGCGCGTCCTTGAGGATAGGGATGCCGGTTTCGGTCACGTTTTTGTCCCGGCCGATCAGGCCGCCGATGAGGATGCTCTGGCCATCCCGCATGGCCAGCTGGGTTTCCAGCTCCCGCTTGTCGATCACCGGCGAGGTGATGCCGCTGATGGTGGTCTTGGACAGGCTGCTCACCTGCTGCGACACCTCCAAAATGATGATGCCGTTGGCATTGATCTTGGGGGTCACCTCCAGGATGACGCCGGTGTCCCGGTACTGGATGCTGCGGTTGAGGGAGTTGGGGACCTCGCCGGTGGTGCTGTCCACAATCTCGCCGGTGACCACCGGCACCTCGGAGCCGACGTTGACCCGGGCGGTCTCGTTGTTCAGGACCAGCACCTGGGGCGAGGAGAGGATATCGACATCGGTCTGGCCGGCGATGAGGCGCAAGAGGCCCATGACCTTGTCGTTGTCGGACAGGA
This window of the Thermodesulfobacteriota bacterium genome carries:
- a CDS encoding sulfurtransferase TusA family protein; this encodes MDLDDVKANLTLDAKGLSCPMPLLKTKKAMDRLESGQVLEVLGTDPGSKNDLPGWCERAGHTYLGAREEAGVFRFYIRKR